The following proteins are encoded in a genomic region of Nicoliella spurrieriana:
- a CDS encoding lactonase family protein — protein sequence MIEKFLIGTYTKRASKGLYEVELDTDKKQLQNLQLVAEATNPTYVTLSKKDVIYSVAKEVNGDDVHGGVLVLDGKEVPSRTIETDYDKGTNPAYISVDEGRQLVYTANYHTGVINVYKIASDGTLAKVDSVKHEGQMGPRPEQADGPHPHFADLTPDGRLVVVDLGQDRVYLYDVSDDGKLSAVSYLELEDGFGPRHIRFDAKKGVAYLVGELSSNVAVLDYDATAGQFSVREVHSTIPADWTEHNGCAAIRVSGDGRFVYVSNRGNNTIAVFESDAKGSLKFVERASVEGDFPRDFNLSADESLLVVVNQESDNGTVFERNADTGKLTVVQKDFSVPAAVCIAREAEFLN from the coding sequence ATGATTGAAAAATTTTTAATCGGAACGTATACTAAACGCGCAAGTAAGGGGCTTTATGAAGTTGAATTAGACACTGATAAAAAACAACTACAAAACCTCCAATTAGTTGCGGAAGCTACGAATCCGACTTATGTAACACTATCCAAGAAGGACGTAATTTATTCCGTTGCTAAGGAAGTGAATGGCGACGATGTTCATGGTGGTGTGTTGGTCTTAGATGGTAAGGAAGTCCCATCCAGAACGATCGAAACCGACTATGATAAGGGAACCAACCCGGCCTACATTTCAGTGGATGAGGGGCGGCAATTAGTTTACACCGCCAATTACCATACTGGCGTGATCAATGTTTATAAGATTGCCTCAGATGGCACCCTTGCTAAGGTGGATTCAGTTAAGCATGAGGGACAAATGGGTCCCCGGCCTGAACAAGCTGATGGCCCCCACCCCCACTTTGCTGACTTAACTCCAGATGGTCGCTTGGTCGTAGTTGATCTTGGGCAAGACCGTGTGTACCTATACGACGTTAGTGATGATGGCAAGTTAAGTGCAGTGAGCTACTTAGAGCTAGAAGATGGGTTTGGCCCCCGCCACATCCGTTTTGATGCTAAGAAGGGCGTTGCTTATTTAGTCGGTGAATTAAGTAGTAACGTGGCCGTATTAGATTACGATGCCACTGCTGGTCAGTTCTCCGTTCGTGAAGTGCACTCCACGATTCCAGCGGACTGGACTGAACACAATGGGTGTGCCGCCATTCGGGTTTCTGGCGACGGCCGCTTTGTATACGTTTCCAACCGTGGAAACAATACGATCGCAGTCTTTGAATCCGATGCTAAGGGCAGTCTCAAGTTCGTTGAACGGGCCTCAGTTGAAGGTGACTTTCCACGGGACTTTAATTTAAGTGCCGATGAAAGCCTCTTGGTGGTAGTCAACCAAGAATCAGATAACGGGACCGTCTTTGAACGGAATGCTGATACTGGTAAGTTAACGGTGGTTCAAAAGGACTTCTCAGTTCCAGCTGCTGTATGTATCGCACGCGAAGCTGAATTCTTAAACTAA
- a CDS encoding ATP-dependent DNA helicase: MPTVKIGVRDLIKFTLRSGDLNARLNSQNTGQQGAKIHRKLQNQHGTGYQAEQFLEQLVTINNNQYLVNGRADGIIMDEEPVIEEIKTSDVEFNDLPDSILTLYWGQVSIYAHLLMNTDESIEQVKMQLTYVQTPEQRITKQIREIKRDEAQAFFTHVIDEYREWLVLREQLTHQRVASAKQLAFPFAEFRTGQRDFAAVVYKTIAFKKHLFAEAPTGTGKTISTLFPTIKAMGEQLIDRCFYLTAKQSTRRVAEDAMAIMGEQGLRAKSITLTAKEQITFAAERDLAAEQNPYMIGYYDRLKPALKDILNHHDQITRSTIEEYAEQYQIDPFEFSLDLSEFCDVIIGDYNYLFDPQVHLARFFTVPDDRNCFLVDEAHNLVSRSREMYSTAISNYGLTDMIDQLKKEPVKNEAIIRPLRTIKNSFAHYYRLLGKEQVETMVFETPLTNIVQHLSDAALAIHRWLPKQADNDTTKRVVEFYLTCLNYLKINDRYDPKIYRTRLIRRGLTITFRQFCMDPSEFIAETLACGGSTIFFSATLSPIDYYRRVLGDEDDSLAYQLASPFPPANQLILTANTIHTTYHQRQASIPKIHDAIMAMVRAKPGHYLFFFPSFKYMERVREFFETNDREQKLIVQTRDMTVEQREQYLAAFRNHDQSMVIGFAILGGIFAEGIDLSGDQLIGVGIVSVGLPGLNEETNLVRDYFDAENGNGFTYAYQLPGWNHVVQAAGRLIRTASDQGIVTLMDSRFNQARYRQLFPTNWQLTQTVGTAQQLNQRANQFWHHQLK; encoded by the coding sequence ATGCCAACCGTTAAAATTGGGGTCCGCGATTTAATTAAGTTCACTCTCAGAAGTGGCGACTTAAACGCCCGTTTAAATAGTCAAAATACCGGCCAACAGGGTGCCAAGATCCACCGTAAGCTGCAAAACCAACATGGAACTGGATACCAAGCAGAACAATTTCTAGAACAATTAGTGACCATCAATAATAATCAATACTTAGTCAACGGACGTGCTGACGGCATCATCATGGACGAAGAACCCGTAATCGAGGAGATCAAGACCTCAGACGTTGAATTCAACGACTTACCGGATAGCATCCTAACGCTTTATTGGGGACAGGTAAGCATCTATGCCCACCTATTAATGAACACCGATGAATCGATTGAACAAGTTAAAATGCAGCTGACCTACGTGCAAACCCCTGAGCAAAGGATCACTAAACAAATTCGTGAAATTAAGCGTGATGAAGCACAGGCCTTCTTCACACACGTCATTGATGAGTACCGCGAATGGCTCGTCCTGCGCGAACAATTGACCCACCAACGGGTGGCTAGCGCTAAGCAATTAGCCTTTCCGTTTGCGGAGTTTCGAACGGGGCAACGCGATTTTGCAGCGGTCGTTTACAAAACCATCGCGTTCAAAAAGCACCTCTTTGCCGAAGCCCCGACTGGCACTGGTAAAACGATTTCGACGCTCTTTCCAACCATCAAGGCGATGGGCGAACAATTAATCGACCGTTGCTTTTACCTAACGGCTAAGCAAAGTACTCGCCGGGTCGCAGAGGATGCAATGGCCATCATGGGTGAACAGGGCTTAAGAGCTAAGAGTATCACCCTAACTGCAAAGGAACAAATTACATTCGCAGCAGAACGAGACCTAGCTGCGGAGCAAAACCCCTACATGATTGGCTATTACGATCGCCTCAAACCAGCATTAAAGGACATCTTAAATCATCATGATCAAATCACCCGTTCCACGATCGAAGAATATGCGGAACAATATCAGATCGATCCCTTCGAATTTTCATTGGATCTGAGTGAATTTTGTGACGTCATCATTGGTGATTATAACTACCTCTTCGACCCCCAAGTCCACTTGGCACGGTTCTTTACGGTCCCAGACGACCGTAATTGCTTCTTGGTCGATGAGGCGCACAACCTGGTCAGCCGGTCCCGTGAAATGTATTCCACCGCCATTTCCAACTACGGACTCACCGATATGATTGATCAATTAAAAAAAGAACCCGTCAAAAACGAAGCGATCATCAGGCCGCTACGTACGATCAAAAACTCATTTGCCCACTACTACCGACTCTTGGGCAAGGAACAGGTCGAAACGATGGTCTTTGAAACGCCCCTGACCAATATCGTCCAACACCTTTCCGACGCAGCCCTGGCAATCCACCGGTGGCTCCCGAAGCAAGCGGATAACGATACAACTAAGCGGGTGGTCGAATTCTACCTTACCTGCCTAAATTACCTTAAGATCAACGACCGTTATGACCCTAAAATCTATCGGACCCGCTTAATTCGCCGCGGCTTAACGATTACGTTCCGCCAGTTTTGCATGGATCCCAGTGAGTTCATCGCAGAAACGCTCGCCTGTGGTGGCAGCACCATTTTCTTTTCCGCGACCCTCTCGCCAATCGATTACTACCGTCGGGTCCTGGGCGACGAAGACGATAGTTTGGCCTACCAACTCGCCTCCCCATTTCCACCCGCCAATCAGCTGATTTTAACGGCGAATACCATTCACACCACCTACCATCAACGCCAAGCCAGCATCCCTAAAATCCACGATGCCATCATGGCAATGGTCAGGGCTAAGCCGGGCCACTACCTCTTTTTCTTCCCCTCGTTCAAGTACATGGAGCGGGTCCGGGAATTCTTTGAAACCAACGACCGGGAGCAAAAGTTAATCGTCCAGACCCGTGATATGACTGTCGAGCAACGCGAACAGTACCTAGCAGCCTTTCGCAATCATGACCAATCGATGGTGATTGGGTTTGCCATTTTAGGTGGAATCTTTGCTGAGGGAATCGACCTTAGTGGCGACCAGTTGATTGGGGTCGGCATCGTCAGTGTCGGACTGCCGGGATTAAATGAAGAAACGAACCTCGTTCGCGATTACTTCGATGCTGAAAATGGCAACGGCTTTACCTACGCCTACCAACTCCCCGGCTGGAACCACGTGGTCCAAGCTGCCGGCCGGTTAATTCGTACGGCCAGCGATCAGGGCATCGTTACCCTAATGGATAGCCGGTTCAATCAAGCTCGCTACCGCCAATTATTTCCCACCAACTGGCAATTGACTCAAACGGTGGGGACCGCCCAACAGTTAAACCAAAGGGCCAATCAGTTTTGGCACCACCAACTAAAATAA
- a CDS encoding DegV family protein, translated as MIKIVTDSTSLITEAQAKQYGITVIPLNVLIGDEVYKDGVTINGQELVDYIENNPNKAFPTTSQPAIGDFIQTYEQLTADGSQVISIHMTEILSGTVNTAQQAARMIGDDKVTVINTHTTDQILGQEVLAAAQLAQAGASRDAICDRVNQIIDHSKLYIAVSTLKNLERGGRISRVTGMISKLFNLHVILHLTDTELGLKAKGRGNKTLKKWVREYVESIKGRPLKFVGLSYTGSEEFAEFVKEQVKAEFPDAEVKIMYTSAIVSIHAGINACGMEFIFD; from the coding sequence ATGATTAAAATTGTTACTGATTCAACATCATTAATTACAGAAGCACAAGCAAAACAGTATGGCATTACCGTAATTCCATTGAACGTCTTGATTGGCGACGAGGTCTATAAGGACGGCGTTACCATTAACGGACAGGAATTGGTCGATTACATCGAAAATAACCCCAATAAGGCCTTCCCCACCACTAGTCAGCCTGCCATTGGGGACTTTATCCAAACCTATGAACAACTAACTGCAGATGGGAGTCAGGTCATCTCCATTCATATGACCGAAATTTTAAGCGGGACCGTCAATACCGCTCAACAGGCCGCTCGCATGATCGGCGATGATAAGGTCACCGTCATTAATACCCATACGACCGACCAAATTCTAGGCCAAGAGGTTTTAGCTGCAGCTCAATTAGCACAAGCTGGTGCTAGTCGGGACGCAATTTGTGACCGGGTCAATCAGATCATTGATCATAGTAAGCTCTATATTGCGGTTAGTACCCTGAAGAACTTGGAACGTGGCGGACGAATCAGTCGGGTCACGGGGATGATTTCAAAGCTCTTTAACCTCCACGTGATTTTGCACTTGACCGATACCGAACTGGGGCTAAAGGCTAAGGGTCGTGGGAATAAGACCCTAAAGAAATGGGTCCGTGAATATGTGGAATCCATCAAGGGCCGCCCCCTTAAATTTGTGGGGCTTAGTTATACCGGGAGCGAGGAGTTTGCCGAGTTCGTTAAGGAGCAGGTCAAAGCTGAATTTCCAGATGCGGAAGTTAAAATTATGTACACCAGCGCAATCGTATCGATTCACGCTGGGATTAATGCCTGTGGGATGGAGTTTATTTTTGATTAA
- a CDS encoding aquaporin, whose amino-acid sequence MSLIIGEFIGTYLMLTLGFGISELINYFLYPRLQTRYITGLYWGLSIYFASLVTGLLFGTANYNPVFSIVQTLNGQISIWIMLGEIIAQIIAAWLAAQTTWSIWERWLYTLPVNLNFYATVPSNVNHRLRNFLWEAGGTAVIAINSQTISLWGFNSFFNITISSFITACCITVISPITGAAFNPTRDWVPRAFFSHKFNAALSQWRYAWIPMLGPLAGAAVIMLIKGIIVLIFNQK is encoded by the coding sequence ATGAGTTTAATTATTGGTGAATTCATCGGTACCTACCTAATGTTAACGTTGGGATTTGGAATCAGTGAACTGATAAATTACTTTTTATACCCACGACTACAAACCCGCTACATCACCGGTCTGTATTGGGGATTAAGCATCTACTTTGCGTCATTAGTCACTGGACTATTATTTGGAACGGCTAATTACAATCCAGTCTTTTCAATCGTTCAAACCCTCAATGGCCAAATTTCGATCTGGATCATGTTGGGTGAAATCATTGCTCAAATTATCGCCGCCTGGCTGGCAGCGCAAACCACCTGGTCAATTTGGGAACGCTGGCTTTACACCCTTCCAGTCAACTTGAACTTCTATGCCACCGTGCCTAGTAACGTTAATCACCGCCTTAGAAACTTCCTTTGGGAAGCTGGCGGGACCGCAGTGATTGCCATTAACTCACAAACGATTAGTCTCTGGGGCTTCAATTCATTCTTTAACATTACAATCTCGTCATTTATCACCGCATGCTGTATTACGGTCATCTCACCGATTACCGGAGCTGCCTTTAACCCCACGCGGGACTGGGTGCCCCGGGCATTCTTCTCACATAAATTCAATGCTGCCCTTTCACAATGGCGTTACGCATGGATTCCAATGCTTGGCCCGCTTGCTGGTGCCGCCGTTATTATGCTAATCAAGGGCATCATCGTATTAATCTTTAATCAAAAATAA
- a CDS encoding argininosuccinate synthase produces the protein MKKKVVLAYSGGLDTSVSVAWLINKGYDVIACCINVGEGKDLTKVKEKALKVGASKVYVIDGLDEFANDYLTYALKGNLMYENAYPCVSALSRPLISKKLVQVAHKEGATAVAHGCTGKGNDQVRFETAVNDLDPNLEVLTPVRDWHWSREEEINYAKEHNIPIPIDLDSPYSIDANIWGRANECGVLENPWNPAPEDAFGITNPIEKTPDTPAIVEIDFEHGVAVALDGKPMSFKDIIQTLNKVAGEHGIGRIDHVENRLVGIKSREVYETPAAFVLLKAHEELEDLTLEKDVAHFKPTIDEKMANMVYNALWFSPLMDALQKFIDSTQQNVTGTIKLKLFKGNIIILGRKSEYSLYDDDLATYTSADSFDQLASAGFIKLWSLPTKVYSQVQIKNQQHALMDSINKQGEKQVEYVEAKNEEQTDGK, from the coding sequence ATGAAAAAGAAAGTTGTTTTAGCATATTCCGGTGGATTGGATACCTCAGTATCAGTTGCGTGGTTAATCAATAAGGGTTATGACGTAATTGCTTGTTGTATCAACGTCGGAGAAGGGAAAGACCTGACCAAAGTAAAGGAAAAGGCCTTAAAAGTGGGTGCTTCAAAGGTTTACGTAATTGACGGTTTGGATGAATTTGCGAACGATTACCTAACTTACGCATTGAAGGGGAACTTAATGTATGAAAATGCATACCCTTGTGTATCAGCACTTTCCAGACCATTGATCAGTAAGAAATTAGTTCAAGTTGCCCATAAAGAGGGCGCTACCGCCGTTGCCCATGGTTGTACCGGGAAGGGAAATGACCAAGTGCGGTTCGAAACAGCAGTGAACGACTTGGATCCAAACTTAGAAGTATTGACCCCCGTACGGGACTGGCACTGGTCCAGAGAAGAAGAAATCAATTATGCTAAGGAACACAACATTCCAATTCCAATTGACTTAGACTCACCATACTCAATCGATGCTAACATTTGGGGCCGGGCAAATGAATGTGGAGTTTTGGAAAACCCATGGAACCCAGCACCAGAAGATGCGTTTGGGATTACGAACCCAATTGAAAAAACCCCAGACACCCCCGCAATCGTGGAAATCGATTTTGAACACGGGGTGGCAGTAGCATTGGATGGCAAGCCAATGTCATTTAAGGATATTATCCAAACCTTGAACAAGGTGGCTGGTGAACACGGCATCGGGAGAATTGACCACGTTGAAAACCGGTTGGTCGGCATTAAGTCCAGAGAAGTTTACGAAACTCCAGCTGCATTCGTACTCTTAAAGGCCCACGAAGAATTAGAAGACCTAACGCTTGAAAAGGACGTTGCCCATTTCAAACCAACGATTGACGAAAAGATGGCCAATATGGTCTATAACGCACTATGGTTCTCACCATTGATGGATGCATTACAAAAATTCATTGATAGCACCCAACAAAACGTTACTGGAACCATTAAGTTGAAGCTCTTTAAGGGTAACATCATTATCTTAGGCCGGAAGTCAGAATACTCACTTTACGACGATGACCTAGCAACTTACACGTCTGCTGACTCATTTGACCAACTTGCTTCTGCCGGATTCATTAAGCTATGGAGTTTACCAACCAAGGTGTACTCCCAAGTCCAAATTAAAAATCAACAACATGCATTAATGGATAGCATTAACAAGCAGGGAGAAAAGCAAGTCGAATACGTGGAAGCAAAGAATGAGGAGCAAACCGATGGCAAATAA
- the argH gene encoding argininosuccinate lyase has product MANKKLWGGRFQAPTSKEVDQFGASIYFDQLMADEDITCSLAHLHMLAKTHIIDQADADQIDAGLRDIQADLKKGNLHFSYENEDIHMNIESILTDRIGPVAGKLHTARSRNDQVAVDFHLYVKRRLPKVIGLLKGLMETLVTMAEQNVETIMPGYTHLQHAQPISYGHYLMAYYQMFKRDCERFEFNQHHTDMSPLGAAALAGTTFPIDREMTAKEIGFGQVYANSLDAVSDRDFALEFLSNASIMMMHLSRFCEEISMWASYEFNYIEISDAYTTGSSIMPQKKNPDMAELIRGKIGRVYGDLIGLLSTMKSLPLAYNKDLQEDKEGVFDVFNTIIPSIKIFTHMLQGISVKKQNMYDATTNDYSNATELADYLAAKGMPFRQAHGIVGKMVYDCIVKQINLQDLSIEELKQYSTLIDSDVYEDLKPETAVKRRNSLGGTGFAQVQKQIQAAKAELAE; this is encoded by the coding sequence ATGGCAAATAAAAAGTTATGGGGCGGCCGGTTTCAGGCCCCCACTAGCAAGGAAGTTGATCAATTTGGAGCGTCAATTTATTTTGATCAACTAATGGCGGATGAGGACATTACCTGTTCATTAGCCCATCTGCACATGCTAGCTAAGACGCACATCATTGACCAAGCGGATGCTGATCAGATCGATGCGGGGCTAAGGGACATTCAGGCCGACCTTAAAAAGGGGAACCTCCACTTTAGTTATGAAAATGAAGATATTCATATGAACATTGAATCAATTTTGACTGATCGTATCGGGCCGGTCGCAGGTAAGTTGCACACCGCCCGGTCTAGAAATGACCAAGTCGCAGTCGACTTTCACCTCTATGTGAAACGGCGGTTGCCAAAGGTGATTGGGCTGTTGAAGGGCTTAATGGAGACTTTAGTCACGATGGCAGAGCAAAACGTTGAGACCATCATGCCGGGCTACACCCACTTACAACACGCCCAACCCATCTCGTATGGCCATTACTTAATGGCTTACTACCAAATGTTCAAGCGTGATTGTGAACGGTTCGAATTTAACCAACACCACACTGATATGTCGCCACTAGGGGCGGCGGCACTAGCCGGAACAACGTTTCCAATTGACCGTGAAATGACGGCCAAGGAAATTGGCTTTGGTCAGGTGTATGCCAATTCATTGGATGCCGTTTCTGATCGGGACTTTGCATTGGAATTTTTAAGTAATGCTTCCATTATGATGATGCATTTATCCAGATTCTGTGAAGAAATCAGTATGTGGGCTAGTTACGAATTCAATTACATTGAAATTAGTGATGCCTACACGACCGGAAGTTCAATTATGCCACAAAAGAAGAATCCTGACATGGCTGAATTAATTCGGGGTAAAATCGGCCGGGTCTACGGTGATTTAATCGGGCTATTATCCACAATGAAGTCGTTACCATTAGCATATAACAAGGATTTACAAGAAGATAAAGAGGGCGTTTTCGATGTATTCAATACCATTATCCCATCTATTAAAATATTTACTCACATGCTTCAGGGTATTTCGGTAAAGAAGCAAAATATGTATGATGCAACCACGAATGACTATTCGAACGCCACTGAATTAGCTGATTATCTAGCAGCGAAGGGGATGCCATTTAGACAGGCCCATGGCATCGTTGGTAAGATGGTTTATGATTGTATCGTTAAGCAGATTAACCTGCAGGACCTATCGATTGAGGAACTAAAGCAATACTCGACTTTAATCGATTCAGATGTCTACGAAGACTTGAAACCTGAAACCGCCGTAAAGAGAAGAAATTCACTTGGTGGAACCGGTTTTGCACAGGTCCAAAAACAAATTCAAGCGGCCAAAGCTGAATTAGCTGAATAA
- a CDS encoding ABC transporter substrate-binding protein/permease, translating into MKGKVVKLLMVFIMTFSIFTGFMNKNTYTQANASDNYLTNIKKKGTIVMGTAPDYPPYEFTKNEGGQAKVMGADIELAKQIAKNMGVKLKIKSMSFDSLLVALQTGKVDMVIAGLTRTPERAKSVDFTIPYYNGGQSLLINSNDSSIKSYKDLANQPVGVQTGSTQYNLVKKQVKNPSIKGMESVNDLVLALKTNKVKAVAVESATGEAYAANTQGIKAIDAKFNTAKAQNVVAFHKGATSLVNAANKTIKASNESHEFVDKFIPTASKEMGTSAKKQKISVWQQMYNYKDYFIKGTEYTILISIIGTILGLIVGILLALMRLSKNKFFHAIAVAYIEFIRGTPLMVQIMFVYFGLGTIVNVPALTSGIIAVFINSGAYVAEIIRSGIESIDDGQSEAARSLGFSNHQTMQIVVLPQAIKNILPALGNEFVSLIKESSIVSIIGVTDLIYQLRIVQADTYQGVVPIFIVMVIYFILTFGISRLLGLFERRLRHE; encoded by the coding sequence ATGAAGGGCAAAGTTGTAAAGTTATTAATGGTTTTTATTATGACGTTCAGTATCTTCACTGGATTCATGAATAAAAATACATACACTCAAGCAAATGCGAGTGATAACTATCTAACTAACATTAAGAAAAAGGGGACCATCGTCATGGGGACGGCTCCCGACTACCCACCATACGAGTTTACGAAGAATGAGGGTGGTCAAGCGAAGGTCATGGGTGCCGATATTGAATTGGCTAAGCAGATCGCTAAGAACATGGGCGTTAAATTAAAGATTAAGTCAATGAGTTTTGATTCGTTATTAGTCGCCCTCCAAACCGGGAAGGTCGACATGGTCATTGCCGGTTTGACCCGGACGCCGGAAAGAGCCAAGAGCGTTGATTTCACGATTCCTTACTATAATGGTGGACAGAGTTTATTGATCAACTCTAATGACAGTTCCATTAAGTCGTATAAGGACTTAGCGAACCAACCAGTCGGGGTGCAAACTGGAAGTACCCAGTACAACCTGGTTAAAAAGCAGGTCAAGAATCCTTCCATCAAGGGGATGGAAAGCGTTAACGATTTAGTGTTAGCGCTTAAGACGAATAAGGTTAAGGCGGTGGCCGTGGAAAGTGCCACTGGGGAAGCCTATGCTGCTAATACGCAGGGCATCAAGGCCATCGATGCTAAGTTCAATACCGCTAAGGCTCAAAACGTGGTGGCCTTCCATAAGGGGGCAACTTCGTTAGTCAATGCTGCTAACAAGACGATTAAGGCTTCCAATGAAAGCCATGAATTCGTTGATAAGTTCATTCCGACCGCTTCTAAGGAAATGGGCACTAGCGCTAAGAAACAAAAGATTTCAGTTTGGCAACAAATGTATAACTACAAGGATTACTTTATTAAGGGGACTGAATACACGATTTTAATTTCCATCATCGGAACGATCTTGGGATTGATCGTCGGAATTCTCTTGGCCCTAATGAGACTATCCAAGAATAAGTTCTTCCACGCAATTGCGGTGGCCTACATCGAATTTATCAGAGGAACGCCGTTGATGGTTCAAATCATGTTCGTGTACTTTGGATTAGGGACGATCGTAAACGTGCCGGCATTGACTTCCGGGATTATCGCAGTCTTCATTAATTCTGGAGCGTACGTTGCAGAAATCATCAGAAGTGGGATTGAATCAATTGATGACGGTCAAAGCGAAGCCGCACGGTCCCTTGGTTTTTCTAATCATCAAACGATGCAGATCGTGGTGTTACCACAAGCAATCAAGAACATTTTACCAGCCCTTGGGAATGAATTCGTTTCATTGATCAAGGAAAGTTCGATTGTATCGATCATCGGGGTTACCGACTTGATTTACCAGTTAAGAATTGTGCAAGCCGATACCTACCAAGGGGTCGTACCAATCTTTATCGTAATGGTCATTTACTTCATCCTAACGTTTGGAATTTCCAGATTACTAGGCTTATTCGAAAGGAGATTAAGACATGAATAA
- a CDS encoding amino acid ABC transporter ATP-binding protein codes for MNNDDAILNVENVKKEFKNNLVLKGINAKVTSGQVIALIGPSGAGKSTFLRCLNMLGKPTSGAVYFDGQDLMKCNDKQLDKLRTKMGMVFQSFNLFENMTVLDNIKVAPIKVKKMADQKATEIAHQLLKQVGLDNKADVYPSSLSGGQAQRVAIARALAMQPEVMLFDEPTSALDPEKVGEVLSVMQDLAQQGMTMLVVTHEMDFAKNVANQIWFMDDGQIMEKNDPESFFSKPKTERAQDFLSKVI; via the coding sequence ATGAATAATGATGACGCAATTTTAAACGTTGAAAACGTGAAAAAAGAATTTAAAAATAACCTCGTCTTAAAGGGGATTAACGCTAAGGTAACATCAGGGCAAGTGATTGCTTTGATTGGTCCATCAGGAGCCGGGAAAAGTACCTTTTTAAGGTGTTTAAACATGTTAGGCAAACCCACTTCCGGGGCCGTATACTTTGATGGGCAGGACCTAATGAAGTGTAACGATAAGCAATTAGACAAGCTGCGGACCAAGATGGGAATGGTATTTCAAAGCTTTAACCTCTTTGAGAACATGACCGTGTTGGACAACATTAAGGTCGCTCCCATCAAGGTCAAGAAAATGGCTGATCAAAAGGCAACTGAGATTGCCCATCAACTATTAAAGCAGGTCGGTTTGGATAATAAGGCTGATGTTTATCCTAGTAGCTTATCCGGTGGGCAAGCGCAACGAGTGGCGATCGCCAGGGCGTTGGCCATGCAACCAGAAGTGATGCTCTTTGATGAACCCACCAGTGCACTTGATCCCGAAAAGGTGGGCGAAGTGCTATCGGTAATGCAGGACCTGGCTCAACAGGGAATGACGATGTTAGTGGTGACCCATGAAATGGATTTCGCTAAAAACGTTGCGAACCAGATCTGGTTCATGGACGATGGCCAGATTATGGAAAAAAATGATCCAGAATCATTCTTTAGTAAGCCAAAGACCGAACGGGCCCAAGACTTCCTATCCAAAGTAATTTAA